One genomic region from Oncorhynchus gorbuscha isolate QuinsamMale2020 ecotype Even-year linkage group LG13, OgorEven_v1.0, whole genome shotgun sequence encodes:
- the rhbdd1 gene encoding rhomboid-related protein 4, whose product MRYRQRGGGQLGLILLASQVFHVGVENIPPVTLAVLGLNVYLFLVPSLPLLQACISVQQAYWRGDWRRLVLSPLHHLDDWHLYFNMASFLWKGVKLEPRLGSSFYAWLLTVFSLLTGVIYLLLEMVLSEITQDPSYSLECAVGFSGVLFALKVLSNHYHPGGVSYVMGVPVANRYASWVELVLIHVTSPGTSFVGHLAGILVGLLYTAGPLKIIMRTIAGFVMNGYHARQNPYYNSSGYSGSSGGHRAQPQNVHPYTGGLSEDEQYEAAIRASLNGRGGSTQRRPTSHGFNIPGELTAEEIRRRRLQRIDHFD is encoded by the exons ATGCGTTACCGACAGAGGGGGGGAGGTCAGCTGGGTCTGATCCTCCTGGCCTCCCAGGTCTTCCATGTGGGGGTGGAGAACATTCCCCCTGTGACGCTGGCTGTATTGGGCCTTAACGTCTACCTCTTTCTGGTACCCAGCTTACCCCTCCTCCAGGCCTGCATCAGCGTCCAGCAGGCCTACTGGCGTGGTGACTGGCGCCGCCTCGTGCTGTCGCCGCTGCACCACCTAGACGACTGGCACCTGTACTTCAACATGGCATCCTTCCTGTGGAAGGGCGTCAAGTTGGAGCCCCGGCTAGGCAGCAGCTTCTACGCCTGGCTTCTGACTGTTTTCTCCCTGCTGACGGGCGTGATTTATCTGCTGCTGGAGATGGTGCTCTCGGAGATCACCCAGGACCCCTCTTACAGCTTAGAGTGTGCAGTCGGCTTCTCAG GAGTGCTTTTCGCTCTGAAAGTGCTGAGTAACCACTACCACCCGGGAGGTGTCTCCTACGTGATGGGCGTCCCAGTGGCCAATCGCTACGCCAGCTGGGTTGAGCTGGTGCTGATTCATGTAACGTCACCGGG GACCTCCTTTGTGGGACACCTGGCAGGCATCCTGGTGGGGCTTCTCTACACCGCTGGTCCTTTGAAGATCATCATGAGAACAATTGCAG GATTTGTGATGAATGGATACCATGCCAGACAAAATCCATATTATAACTCTTCAG GATACAGTGGCAGTAGTGGAGGACACCGTGCGCAACCCCAGAATGTTCACCCTTACACTGGAGGTCTATCAGAGGATGAGCAGTACGAGGCAGCCATCAGAGCCAGTCTCAATGGCAGAG GGGGCTCCACTCAGAGAAGACCAACCTCGCATGGTTTCAACATTCCAGGAGAACTGACAGCAGAGGAGATCAGGAGGCGGCGGCTCCAGAGGATTGACCACTTTGACTGA